The following coding sequences are from one Pigmentibacter sp. JX0631 window:
- a CDS encoding BMP family ABC transporter substrate-binding protein, giving the protein MKKFFASCALTSITPIALAETNPKICMILDKAGKDDQSFNQEAYNGFQKALKTLPISKDSKVIEAKEESHLKQIIRTFVNNKCSIIFSVGINNADAIKNLAPNFPKQKFAVIDTKVAHENVRSIVFQDEQGAFLMGSIAAIKTKTGKIGMIGGMNIPLIQKFEKAYIAGAKKINPKIEIMTGYVGVSVEAWNNPTKAQELALNQYAQGVDIIFHAAGGSGLGVFNAAEQASFKKTKKYAIGCDSNQNWIKPGLILTSLIKEIDKSVIDTIQSILDNSFTTGVYTYNIENKGINWAYDKHNESLFSKEEIQKINQIKKEITEIKQETIN; this is encoded by the coding sequence ATGAAAAAATTTTTTGCTTCATGTGCTCTTACTTCCATAACACCAATTGCATTGGCAGAAACAAATCCAAAAATATGTATGATTCTTGATAAAGCAGGAAAAGATGATCAGTCTTTTAATCAAGAAGCTTACAATGGATTTCAAAAAGCTCTTAAAACTCTTCCAATCTCAAAAGACAGTAAGGTTATTGAAGCGAAAGAAGAATCACATTTGAAACAAATTATAAGAACATTTGTTAATAATAAATGCTCAATTATTTTTTCAGTAGGAATTAATAATGCCGATGCTATTAAAAACCTTGCCCCTAATTTTCCAAAACAAAAGTTTGCTGTTATTGACACTAAAGTAGCTCATGAAAATGTCCGCTCCATTGTTTTTCAAGATGAACAAGGAGCTTTTTTAATGGGTTCAATTGCTGCTATCAAAACAAAAACAGGAAAAATAGGAATGATTGGTGGGATGAATATTCCGCTTATTCAAAAATTTGAAAAAGCTTATATTGCTGGCGCAAAAAAAATTAATCCTAAAATCGAAATAATGACTGGATATGTTGGCGTATCAGTTGAAGCTTGGAATAATCCAACGAAAGCTCAAGAATTGGCTCTTAATCAATATGCTCAAGGTGTCGATATTATATTTCATGCCGCTGGAGGTTCTGGTTTAGGAGTTTTTAACGCCGCTGAACAAGCGAGCTTTAAAAAGACTAAAAAATATGCAATTGGCTGCGATTCTAATCAAAATTGGATTAAACCAGGATTAATTTTAACGAGTTTAATTAAAGAAATTGATAAATCTGTCATAGACACAATTCAGAGCATTTTAGACAATAGTTTCACAACTGGTGTATATACATATAATATAGAAAATAAAGGAATAAACTGGGCATATGATAAACATAACGAAAGTTTATTTAGTAAAGAAGAAATTCAAAAAATTAATCAAATAAAAAAAGAAATAACTGAAATAAAACAAGAAACTATAAATTAA
- a CDS encoding methylglyoxal synthase: MNKTKYKEIIVPEKKRIVLIAHDNKKKELLDWAVEHSNKLADHELFATGTTGKLLERETGFKVTCFESGPLGGDMQAGAHISEGKLDMVLFFWDPLAAQPHDPDVRALLRVAVVWNIPLACNKASADFLISSPFFSNSYKRQITDFSGYKGRSI; the protein is encoded by the coding sequence ATGAATAAAACAAAATATAAAGAAATTATTGTACCTGAAAAAAAAAGAATTGTCTTGATAGCTCATGATAATAAGAAAAAAGAATTATTAGATTGGGCAGTAGAACATAGTAATAAACTAGCTGATCATGAATTATTTGCAACTGGTACAACTGGGAAATTATTAGAACGAGAAACGGGATTTAAAGTAACATGCTTTGAAAGTGGTCCATTAGGTGGAGATATGCAGGCTGGTGCCCACATATCTGAAGGAAAATTAGACATGGTACTTTTTTTCTGGGATCCTTTAGCAGCTCAACCTCATGATCCTGATGTGCGTGCTTTACTAAGAGTAGCTGTTGTGTGGAATATACCTTTAGCTTGCAATAAAGCTTCAGCTGATTTTCTAATAAGCTCTCCCTTTTTTTCTAACTCTTACAAAAGACAAATTACAGACTTTTCTGGTTATAAAGGAAGAAGTATTTAG
- a CDS encoding sugar phosphate nucleotidyltransferase, which yields MVANELFKAETIGVVLAAGMGKRMNSSLPKVAHKLLGKSLVIWAIESLVNAGINKIIVVISPTQKIVEEIILENEFPSNIQINFAYQNTPLGTGHAAECGVKEVENYYLKNSKCNEINILIAYGDTPAVKPETFKEFINTHKNENNIFTVLAFETDNPTGYGRILTDKKNNFLGICEEKDCNEEQKKIKLCNSGFQCANFAAMKEYFPLLKNNNAAKEYYLTDLPLIAKQAGKKVGYLIGKDETEFLGINSQQQLAEMEEKFKEN from the coding sequence GTGGTTGCTAATGAATTATTTAAAGCAGAAACAATAGGCGTAGTTTTAGCTGCTGGTATGGGAAAAAGAATGAATTCTTCTTTACCTAAAGTTGCGCATAAACTACTAGGAAAATCTTTAGTCATTTGGGCAATTGAGTCATTAGTCAATGCAGGAATTAATAAAATTATTGTAGTTATTTCACCAACTCAAAAAATAGTCGAAGAAATTATTTTAGAAAATGAATTTCCTAGTAATATTCAAATAAATTTTGCATATCAGAATACCCCGTTAGGTACTGGACACGCAGCTGAGTGTGGAGTTAAAGAAGTAGAAAATTATTATTTAAAAAATAGTAAATGTAACGAAATAAATATTTTAATAGCATATGGTGATACTCCTGCAGTAAAGCCTGAAACATTTAAAGAATTTATTAATACTCATAAAAATGAAAATAATATTTTTACTGTATTGGCATTTGAAACAGATAATCCAACAGGGTATGGTCGTATTCTCACAGATAAGAAAAATAATTTTTTAGGAATTTGTGAGGAAAAAGATTGTAATGAAGAACAAAAGAAAATAAAATTATGTAATTCGGGATTTCAATGTGCGAACTTTGCAGCTATGAAAGAATACTTTCCATTATTAAAAAATAATAATGCAGCAAAAGAATATTATTTGACTGATTTACCTTTAATTGCAAAACAAGCTGGAAAAAAAGTTGGCTATTTAATTGGAAAAGATGAAACAGAGTTTTTAGGTATTAATTCTCAACAGCAATTAGCTGAGATGGAAGAGAAATTTAAAGAAAATTAA
- the tadA gene encoding tRNA adenosine(34) deaminase TadA, with protein MSIQQSNSDQKNIDSFYMLRCLELAQKAFQQQEVPVGAIVVDHSNNSIIAEAYNLRETHNNATAHAELIAISNACQNLARWRLTGCTLYVTLEPCFMCAGAIILARLPRVVFATFDPKAGAVGSLTNLLSDSRLNHTCEVTTGIFAEESSLLLKSFFKLRRNK; from the coding sequence TTGTCTATTCAACAATCCAATTCAGATCAAAAAAATATCGATTCTTTTTACATGCTTAGGTGCTTAGAGCTAGCTCAGAAAGCTTTTCAGCAGCAAGAAGTTCCTGTAGGCGCTATCGTTGTTGATCATAGTAACAATAGCATTATAGCAGAAGCTTATAATTTGAGAGAAACTCACAATAATGCGACGGCTCATGCGGAATTAATAGCAATTTCTAATGCTTGTCAAAATTTAGCACGTTGGCGATTAACTGGTTGTACATTATATGTAACTTTAGAGCCATGTTTTATGTGTGCTGGAGCGATTATTTTAGCTCGACTTCCAAGAGTTGTTTTTGCAACATTCGATCCTAAAGCTGGAGCCGTAGGAAGTTTAACTAATCTCTTGAGTGATTCTCGATTGAACCATACTTGTGAAGTGACTACTGGAATTTTTGCAGAAGAGAGTTCTTTGCTTTTGAAATCATTTTTTAAGCTTCGTAGGAATAAATAA
- a CDS encoding PhoH family protein, whose amino-acid sequence MKKKFVIDTNVLLSNPSAIFSFEDNDVYIPISVIEELDTFKKGLSETGRNARHFSRILDDLRERGSLSNGIPLFGDKKDSGKVYVVLESDMALLPTHFERKPDNLILSVALILKKQVANMPVILITKDSNLRIKADALGVSVSDFEADKVNIEELYTGIVEFEVESEVLKKYLSSGSVSLEEYELMPNQYVILRDAKDPLQFVYGKYDHVTGNLKNLNLGGKDFVWGIYPRNLEQSFALDLLLDDDVKLVTLVGTAGTGKTLLAIAAGLEKTTDESKYQKLLVSRPIFPLGRDVGYLPGTLEEKLNPWMQPIFDNLELLLGGVSQGRQKRLSQSYHELINQGILEVEPLTYIRGRSIPNQYFIVDEAQNLTPHEIKTILTRAGENTKIILTGDPYQIDNPYVDAASNGLTYVVERMKQEAIAGHVTLVKGERSALATIAANLL is encoded by the coding sequence TTGAAAAAGAAATTTGTAATAGACACAAATGTGTTGCTATCTAATCCAAGTGCCATTTTCTCTTTTGAAGATAATGATGTGTATATTCCCATTTCAGTTATTGAGGAACTAGACACTTTCAAAAAAGGATTGAGTGAAACTGGAAGGAATGCGCGTCATTTTTCAAGAATTCTTGATGATCTGCGTGAAAGAGGTTCTCTAAGCAATGGAATACCCTTATTTGGAGATAAAAAAGATAGTGGTAAAGTCTATGTCGTCTTGGAATCTGATATGGCTCTTTTGCCTACTCATTTTGAAAGAAAGCCTGATAATTTAATACTAAGCGTTGCATTGATATTAAAAAAACAAGTAGCAAATATGCCTGTAATTTTAATAACTAAGGACTCTAACCTGCGGATTAAAGCAGATGCGTTAGGAGTTAGTGTTTCAGATTTTGAAGCTGATAAAGTAAACATAGAGGAGCTTTACACAGGCATAGTAGAATTTGAAGTTGAATCAGAAGTACTTAAAAAATATTTATCATCAGGTTCAGTTTCGTTAGAAGAATATGAACTCATGCCTAATCAATATGTTATTTTAAGAGATGCGAAAGATCCTTTGCAGTTTGTATATGGTAAATATGATCATGTTACAGGTAATTTAAAAAATTTAAATTTAGGTGGAAAAGACTTTGTTTGGGGAATATATCCTAGAAATTTAGAACAAAGTTTTGCTTTAGATTTGCTATTAGATGATGATGTTAAGCTTGTTACTTTAGTGGGAACGGCAGGAACAGGGAAAACCTTACTTGCAATAGCGGCAGGATTAGAAAAAACAACTGACGAATCGAAATATCAAAAATTATTGGTAAGTAGACCTATTTTTCCATTAGGCAGAGATGTTGGATATTTACCTGGAACATTGGAAGAAAAATTAAATCCTTGGATGCAGCCCATTTTCGATAATTTAGAACTATTATTAGGAGGTGTTTCTCAAGGAAGACAAAAAAGACTTTCTCAGAGTTATCATGAATTAATAAATCAAGGAATATTAGAGGTTGAACCTCTAACTTATATTCGTGGGCGTTCAATTCCAAACCAATATTTCATTGTTGACGAAGCACAAAATTTAACTCCGCATGAAATTAAAACTATTTTAACTCGTGCTGGAGAAAACACCAAAATTATATTAACTGGAGATCCGTACCAAATTGATAATCCATATGTAGACGCAGCAAGCAATGGTTTAACTTATGTGGTTGAAAGAATGAAACAAGAAGCAATAGCTGGACATGTTACTTTAGTTAAAGGGGAAAGATCTGCTTTAGCGACAATAGCTGCAAATTTACTTTAA
- a CDS encoding BMP family ABC transporter substrate-binding protein — protein MFSHRVIKKAGKVIPAVLSLNVISSLYASEEAAKPPKICMVLDKGGKDDHSFNESAVNGFNRALKELKISKDSKFVEPRNDTQIVQFFRNFTTQGNCDLVIGIGFNPSEFIPDLALKNPTKKFLAIDVNIEDKNKAKNIRSVTFQEHDGSFLVGAIAAMKSTTGKVGFIGGMDIPLIHRFETGYTAGAKYINPNIKITISYVGITPDAWNNPSKAKELALAQYNEGIDVIYQVAANSGLGVFDSAELMNKKSNNKRQHYAIGVDSNQNWLKPNVVITSMVKRVDNAVYSTIKDVLDNKFTATHTAFSLKDGGVDWAYDEHNKKFYTSSQIKEINSIKEKIISGKIKVPDYYELEKIKNSK, from the coding sequence GTGTTCTCTCACCGCGTGATCAAAAAAGCTGGAAAAGTGATTCCTGCTGTCCTAAGTTTGAATGTCATCTCTTCTCTATATGCTTCCGAAGAAGCTGCAAAACCGCCTAAAATATGTATGGTTCTTGATAAAGGTGGGAAAGACGATCATTCCTTTAATGAATCTGCTGTGAATGGTTTCAACAGAGCACTTAAGGAATTAAAAATAAGCAAAGATAGTAAATTTGTTGAACCAAGAAATGATACTCAAATTGTTCAATTTTTTAGAAATTTTACAACCCAAGGCAACTGCGATCTTGTTATAGGCATAGGATTTAACCCTTCTGAATTTATACCAGACTTGGCATTGAAAAATCCAACCAAAAAATTTCTTGCGATAGATGTTAATATAGAAGATAAAAATAAAGCTAAAAATATTCGTTCAGTCACTTTTCAAGAACATGATGGTTCCTTTTTAGTAGGAGCTATTGCAGCTATGAAATCTACCACAGGAAAAGTAGGCTTTATTGGCGGTATGGATATTCCGCTTATTCATCGCTTTGAAACAGGCTATACTGCTGGAGCAAAATATATAAATCCTAATATTAAAATTACTATTTCTTATGTAGGTATCACTCCAGATGCTTGGAATAATCCTTCAAAAGCTAAAGAACTCGCACTAGCTCAATACAACGAAGGTATTGATGTTATTTATCAAGTCGCAGCAAATTCTGGTTTAGGCGTTTTTGATTCAGCAGAACTAATGAATAAAAAATCAAATAACAAAAGACAACACTATGCTATTGGCGTAGATTCTAATCAAAATTGGCTCAAACCAAATGTAGTGATAACTAGTATGGTAAAACGAGTAGACAACGCGGTTTATTCTACTATAAAAGATGTTCTAGATAATAAATTTACTGCGACACATACAGCGTTTAGTTTAAAAGACGGTGGGGTAGATTGGGCATATGATGAACATAACAAAAAATTCTATACCAGCTCGCAAATCAAAGAAATTAATAGTATTAAAGAAAAAATAATTAGTGGCAAAATAAAGGTACCAGACTATTATGAATTGGAAAAAATAAAAAATTCTAAATAA
- a CDS encoding ABC transporter substrate-binding protein, producing MFRKINYLFIIALINLIQFNSFSFDEIKIYTEEKAPNNFEDKNGKVTGISSEIVEEIFKNAHINYSIEILPWARALDTVTKNKDIGLYSLARTPDRENSFYWIGPLIKNDWTFFTRKNSKIKIQKLDDAKKHLVGVYKQSALSNYLLENGFKPDKNLDFVNEEKYNPTKLERNRIDIWATGLLVGLFHAKEHKTTFVPAYTIKEVGLYLAFNKNSDKNLVSSLEKSFEKIKNTEKIKSIQKKYGYKK from the coding sequence ATGTTTAGAAAAATAAATTATTTATTCATAATAGCATTAATAAATTTAATCCAATTTAATTCTTTTTCTTTTGATGAAATTAAAATTTATACTGAAGAAAAGGCGCCAAATAATTTTGAGGATAAAAATGGTAAAGTTACAGGTATATCTAGTGAAATAGTAGAGGAAATATTTAAAAATGCTCACATTAATTATTCTATTGAAATTCTTCCTTGGGCAAGAGCTCTAGATACTGTTACAAAAAACAAAGATATAGGTTTATATTCTTTAGCCAGAACACCTGATAGAGAAAATTCATTCTATTGGATTGGTCCTTTAATCAAAAATGATTGGACTTTTTTTACTAGAAAAAATTCTAAGATAAAAATACAAAAATTGGATGATGCAAAAAAACATTTAGTAGGAGTCTACAAACAAAGTGCTCTTTCTAACTATTTACTAGAAAATGGTTTTAAGCCAGATAAAAATTTAGATTTTGTCAATGAAGAAAAATATAATCCTACAAAATTAGAAAGAAATAGAATTGATATTTGGGCTACTGGGCTATTAGTAGGATTGTTTCATGCTAAAGAACATAAAACAACATTTGTACCAGCTTATACAATAAAAGAAGTTGGATTATATTTAGCTTTTAACAAAAATAGTGATAAAAATTTAGTGTCTTCTTTAGAAAAATCTTTTGAAAAAATAAAAAATACCGAAAAAATAAAATCTATTCAAAAAAAATATGGGTATAAAAAGTAA
- a CDS encoding S41 family peptidase, with translation MKIKKSLFFLSSLVIFSCSKKESKESFEQAKIQSKSSNNSNSWSLPNLSDEEKDNLIFAVKTVFNDFYVNRLQKITDYKYDALKEANKLNNQMSSEILLSESMKIFRNVRDLHTGFIYPIPARCNSSSFPLSTKLIYDENGENEKLIITQKLDNPNFNNDLLNKNYNKLNLGDEILSIKNIGLEGSSSFKKYTTKSALLEIGAFYRGANEDAFITRAVQNFFNRNGSYMQPAVGNFTIEVKNKKDNQIYEFTFPWVQTKSNSAICNNRNMNILSTTNATNLIKYSKSVESNEFVNNRSNGKDNVSITQIQRGGKSFALIHLNYFIPSADYDFYNYLEAREKINEEVNIIRNYIRNNKDNIEGVIFDIRGNGGGYGSYPQLLANMFTNQFVSNMLVKPLVSEVNKETFYNLEMSRYISRKNTSDPLINPILDTVYSMEKLIKGKFTKESVKKRELLLKEDDRYDGDENDSLPSYYNKETTEILKPILTTKPIAVLTNSNCYSACDVFTAIFKDFKIAKIYGETAHTGGGGANVIEWNDFLTPVVIDERGSLTTMIPNAKPLPKGAEIRFAWNKIKRYNNSKYEQYIEGIGVLADYVYKPTEEDALNNSSRILNNIMDDMLDPSNSKKFYLNR, from the coding sequence ATGAAAATCAAAAAAAGTTTATTTTTTTTAAGTTCATTAGTTATTTTTTCTTGTTCAAAGAAAGAAAGTAAAGAAAGTTTTGAACAAGCAAAAATTCAATCTAAATCGTCTAATAACTCTAACAGCTGGAGCCTACCAAATTTATCCGATGAGGAAAAAGATAATTTAATTTTTGCAGTCAAAACAGTATTTAATGATTTTTACGTAAATAGATTACAAAAAATAACTGACTATAAATACGACGCATTAAAAGAGGCAAATAAACTGAATAACCAGATGAGTTCAGAAATTTTACTTTCTGAATCTATGAAAATTTTTAGAAATGTAAGAGATTTACATACTGGATTTATTTATCCTATACCTGCACGCTGTAATAGTTCTTCTTTTCCTTTAAGCACAAAACTTATATATGATGAAAATGGAGAAAATGAAAAATTAATAATTACACAAAAGTTGGATAACCCTAATTTTAATAATGATTTACTAAACAAAAACTATAATAAGTTAAACCTAGGAGACGAAATATTATCTATTAAAAATATTGGTTTAGAAGGAAGTTCTTCTTTTAAAAAATATACAACTAAATCTGCACTACTAGAAATTGGTGCTTTTTATCGTGGAGCAAATGAAGATGCATTTATCACAAGAGCTGTTCAGAATTTTTTTAATAGAAATGGCTCTTATATGCAACCTGCAGTTGGAAATTTTACTATAGAAGTTAAAAATAAAAAAGATAATCAAATTTATGAATTTACTTTTCCTTGGGTACAAACAAAATCAAACTCTGCAATTTGTAACAATAGAAATATGAATATATTAAGTACTACTAATGCGACAAATTTAATCAAATATTCCAAATCAGTTGAAAGTAATGAATTTGTAAATAACAGAAGCAATGGAAAAGATAATGTATCTATTACACAAATTCAAAGGGGTGGAAAAAGTTTTGCGCTTATACATTTAAATTATTTTATACCAAGCGCTGATTATGATTTTTATAACTATCTTGAAGCACGAGAAAAAATAAATGAAGAAGTAAATATTATTAGAAATTATATCAGAAATAATAAAGATAATATCGAAGGAGTTATTTTTGATATCAGAGGAAATGGAGGAGGATATGGTAGTTATCCGCAATTATTAGCTAATATGTTTACTAATCAATTTGTTTCAAATATGCTAGTAAAACCTTTAGTATCCGAAGTTAACAAAGAAACATTTTATAATTTAGAAATGTCTAGATATATTTCAAGAAAAAACACCTCAGACCCTCTTATAAATCCTATACTTGATACAGTATATTCTATGGAAAAATTGATTAAAGGAAAATTTACAAAAGAATCCGTGAAAAAAAGAGAATTACTATTAAAAGAAGATGATAGATATGATGGAGATGAAAATGATTCTCTACCTTCTTATTACAACAAAGAAACTACTGAAATTTTGAAACCAATATTAACAACAAAACCTATTGCTGTATTAACAAATAGTAATTGTTATTCTGCTTGTGATGTTTTTACTGCTATCTTTAAAGATTTTAAAATAGCTAAAATTTATGGTGAAACAGCTCATACTGGTGGTGGTGGCGCAAATGTAATTGAGTGGAACGACTTTTTAACACCCGTAGTAATTGACGAGCGAGGCAGCTTAACTACTATGATTCCTAATGCAAAACCGCTACCAAAAGGAGCTGAAATTCGTTTCGCTTGGAATAAAATAAAACGTTATAATAACAGCAAATACGAACAATATATCGAAGGTATAGGAGTTCTAGCTGATTATGTTTATAAACCAACAGAAGAAGATGCTTTAAACAATAGTTCAAGAATATTAAATAATATTATGGACGACATGCTCGATCCAAGTAATAGTAAAAAATTCTATTTAAATCGATAA
- the glmS gene encoding glutamine--fructose-6-phosphate transaminase (isomerizing): MCGVIGYIGTGVTPEFFYNGLKRLEYRGYDSAGIAMLESNKIYIERAEGKLTNLQKKLSNLPKSASLGIGHTRWATHGKPTEQNAHPHRSDNIVLLHNGIIENYKELKEFLLTKNYVFKSETDTEVAAHLLNYELKKLNNSSSVEENMKKAISSLVKQIRGAFAFGIICTDDPETLYVVKYGSPIVLGIGENENYMASGITALVDHTREIIILEDNEIAYLKKDSIKIVSFSGDEIKRDPIIVNWSSNMLDKNGYDHFMLKEIHEQPQAVAQTINGRIDRNSGIVDLKAYGIDKINLKQIDRIQIIACGTSYYVSCLAKYYIEEFTQIPVEVDLASEYRYRTSTVNEHTLCIAVSQSGETIDTLQAIKFAKENKAKTLAIVNAPGSSIAHVCDDESLIYAGPEIGVASTKALSAQLSSLILLALGISQEKNKKNKTFIANCLEELSKVPSLIEKTLTLSKSIKEITLKYQHMDNLLFIGRGQQWPVALEGALKLKELSYIHAEGYAAGELKHGPIALIDENMSVVCLAPKDQYYEKTISNIEEIRARGGKILAIGTEGDTSLQAISDDFIPVTECSSIALPFLTTVPMHLFAYWIAVRRGNDVDQPRNLAKSVTVE; this comes from the coding sequence ATGTGTGGAGTTATTGGTTATATCGGAACAGGAGTGACACCCGAATTTTTTTATAATGGTCTAAAAAGATTAGAATATCGAGGTTATGATTCGGCTGGAATTGCAATGCTTGAATCAAACAAAATTTATATAGAAAGAGCTGAAGGAAAACTAACAAACCTTCAAAAAAAATTGAGTAATTTACCGAAATCAGCATCTTTAGGAATAGGTCATACGCGTTGGGCAACCCATGGGAAACCTACAGAACAAAATGCTCATCCGCATAGGTCTGATAATATTGTTCTGTTACACAATGGAATAATTGAAAATTATAAAGAATTGAAAGAATTTCTATTAACAAAAAATTATGTATTTAAAAGCGAAACTGATACTGAAGTGGCAGCGCATCTTTTAAATTATGAGTTAAAAAAGTTGAATAATTCTTCTTCAGTTGAAGAAAATATGAAAAAAGCTATTTCTTCATTGGTTAAACAAATTCGTGGTGCATTTGCTTTTGGTATAATATGTACAGATGATCCAGAAACACTTTATGTAGTAAAATATGGTTCACCAATTGTATTGGGTATAGGCGAAAATGAAAATTATATGGCTTCAGGTATAACAGCCTTAGTAGACCATACTCGTGAAATAATAATTTTAGAAGATAATGAAATAGCTTATTTAAAAAAAGACTCTATAAAAATTGTTAGTTTTTCAGGAGATGAAATTAAACGAGATCCAATAATAGTAAATTGGTCTTCTAATATGCTTGACAAAAATGGTTATGATCATTTTATGTTGAAAGAAATACATGAACAACCACAGGCAGTAGCGCAAACTATTAATGGTCGAATAGATAGAAATTCAGGAATTGTAGATTTAAAAGCTTATGGAATTGATAAAATTAATTTAAAACAAATTGATAGAATTCAAATAATTGCTTGTGGAACAAGTTATTATGTAAGTTGTTTAGCTAAATATTATATAGAAGAATTTACTCAAATTCCAGTTGAAGTTGATCTTGCAAGTGAGTATCGCTACCGTACATCAACTGTGAATGAGCACACGCTTTGTATCGCTGTTTCTCAAAGCGGAGAAACCATTGATACTCTTCAAGCAATTAAATTTGCAAAAGAAAATAAAGCAAAAACATTAGCAATAGTAAATGCACCAGGAAGTAGTATTGCGCATGTCTGCGATGATGAAAGTTTAATATATGCAGGTCCTGAAATTGGAGTGGCAAGTACAAAAGCTTTATCAGCCCAATTATCTTCATTAATTTTATTAGCTTTAGGTATCTCTCAAGAGAAAAACAAAAAAAATAAAACCTTTATTGCTAATTGCTTAGAGGAATTATCAAAAGTTCCAAGTTTAATAGAAAAAACTCTTACTCTTTCTAAATCTATTAAAGAAATTACTTTAAAATACCAACATATGGATAATTTATTATTTATTGGTAGAGGACAACAATGGCCAGTTGCGTTGGAAGGGGCTTTAAAATTAAAAGAATTATCTTATATTCATGCAGAAGGTTATGCGGCTGGTGAACTAAAACACGGACCAATTGCATTAATAGATGAAAATATGAGTGTAGTTTGTTTAGCCCCCAAAGATCAGTATTATGAAAAAACGATTAGTAATATTGAAGAAATTAGAGCAAGAGGAGGTAAAATTCTCGCTATAGGTACAGAAGGCGATACTTCTTTACAAGCTATTTCGGATGATTTTATACCTGTGACAGAGTGCTCTAGTATTGCGTTACCTTTTTTAACCACAGTTCCAATGCATTTATTTGCTTACTGGATAGCTGTAAGAAGAGGTAACGATGTAGATCAACCTAGAAATTTAGCGAAAAGTGTTACTGTAGAATAA
- a CDS encoding BMP family ABC transporter substrate-binding protein, whose translation MISRNIKSIFSIFSKSVFLLSCVSSNIFALESKELPKICLILDKGGKDDKSFNQLAYEGFARAQKELNVSKESKYVTVRDDANSINFIRSFSSGECGLIIAVGFNNAENVGKIAKKYPKQKYVLVDSSIDEPNIRSISFQEHEGSFLVGAIAAMKSKSNQIGFIGGMEIPLIKRFYYGFEAGAKFINPKIKVTETFVGITSSAWNNPTKAKEIALAMYNKGIDVIFVAAGASSLGAFDAVEEANKKSSHKFIIGIDSNQNHLSPGLVLTSMEKKVDAKVFESIKDYTENKLSTGVIRYGFSEGGVDWSFDNNNKKLFKDNEIKEINKIKKEIIEKKIIVPDYYKINK comes from the coding sequence ATGATTTCAAGAAATATTAAATCTATTTTCTCTATTTTTTCAAAATCAGTCTTCTTATTAAGTTGCGTTAGTTCAAATATTTTTGCTTTGGAATCCAAAGAATTACCAAAAATTTGTCTTATATTAGATAAAGGCGGTAAAGATGACAAATCATTTAATCAATTAGCTTATGAAGGTTTTGCCAGAGCTCAAAAAGAATTAAACGTATCCAAAGAAAGTAAATATGTCACTGTTCGTGATGATGCAAATTCTATAAATTTCATACGCTCATTTTCTAGTGGTGAATGTGGACTTATCATAGCTGTTGGCTTTAATAATGCTGAAAATGTTGGAAAAATTGCAAAGAAATATCCTAAACAAAAATATGTTTTGGTAGATTCCTCTATAGATGAACCAAATATTAGATCAATTTCTTTCCAAGAACATGAAGGTAGCTTTTTAGTAGGAGCTATTGCCGCCATGAAATCAAAATCCAATCAAATTGGATTTATTGGTGGTATGGAAATTCCTCTCATAAAAAGATTTTATTATGGTTTTGAAGCAGGTGCAAAATTTATTAATCCAAAAATTAAAGTTACAGAAACTTTTGTTGGTATAACATCTTCAGCTTGGAATAATCCTACTAAGGCTAAAGAAATAGCATTAGCTATGTATAATAAAGGTATAGATGTTATTTTCGTTGCAGCAGGAGCATCTTCATTAGGAGCCTTTGATGCAGTTGAAGAGGCAAATAAAAAATCTTCTCATAAATTTATTATTGGTATTGATTCTAACCAAAATCATTTATCCCCAGGTCTTGTATTAACTAGCATGGAAAAGAAAGTAGATGCTAAAGTATTCGAATCAATTAAAGACTATACAGAAAACAAATTATCTACTGGGGTGATAAGATACGGTTTTTCTGAAGGCGGTGTTGATTGGTCTTTTGATAATAATAACAAAAAACTTTTTAAAGATAACGAAATTAAAGAAATAAATAAAATTAAAAAAGAAATTATTGAAAAGAAAATAATTGTACCAGATTATTATAAAATAAATAAATAA